A stretch of the Papaver somniferum cultivar HN1 chromosome 6, ASM357369v1, whole genome shotgun sequence genome encodes the following:
- the LOC113286262 gene encoding uncharacterized protein LOC113286262, with amino-acid sequence MGGLFHLFDFSQSGTSRKSQKRLIDGLEAPRNSLELPSESSPRYRAIGDKITYLHQVNQKTSKQNISSNGAPMKKLINEEILKDSDSRRGVPSIVARLMGMDILPSETKPAIQVSEKKIKPKQERSPGKEHVASNPYLDKPLNSKSQTPYNLLPNSGEMDPDKSCHVFGNPRPREHPQEEQLQKFKKEFEAWQAATVWEQARVVEGSHKEKRTTYTGPRITRRQEKLTELNGHRPELPVKSSARERGDSYHRRYKSDDLDARNPKDFISTRNKCKTTSSFEPQTYCNTRDRKHSAATRIVVLKPGLDRSPGSEDSWARSSDGIEDEVSIEDFLEEVKEKLRSERRAKKAVKRDFIVIRNGVEFPFDAKPSSSKKIAQNIAKKVRECASRDFGMKLLRTESMKSYGSEIQVGESEESPEFISREMRKVLSKRLKNVLIGEIDASGITPNESRNSFSRDGFGSGKRSHWENMEDENEFQTNSRNGEQSYQLRSTGEMLPRSNLLRSMSAPVSSGTSFGKLLLEDRHVLTGAQLRRKHEVADNVPTELTRSSSTKDKFNLRGKFSSLNNFTLKSRLFGGKLELVDETESNNGPVFDRNAFTSGPTVMMSLGNTHENCTEVPPSPASVCSSVHEECCEPDESTSHVAAADASAMDEPAESTNLTSKTDVSAMEMDRSHSHHVFKVPGDELRPDESGLDQETATEEVKEEEQVVDDAAEMMVTEKACIKDLLRISGLYDGGGGGYESRLSAGADFKWVPLGICVFDKVEESRKANNSNKSDGESNTTLEQNHKVIFDLVNEALYTILEPCFTTTAVGPTRMPRGKRLLEKVWRMIGMYINPPEQTDDERRLSFYSLDAVVARDLGTNSWLDLNLDDSEDQLIGKEIGGSILDELIQETVRDAYGVSKLQS; translated from the exons ATGGGTGGTTTGTTTCACCTTTTTGACTTTAGTCAGTCCGGTACATCCAGAAAATCTCAAAAGCGGCTCATCGATG GTTTAGAAGCTCCACGAAATAGTTTGGAGCTACCATCAGAATCCTCGCCAAGATATAGAGCCATAGGAGATAAGATAACG TATTTGCACCAAGTGAATCAGAAGACTTCCAAGCAAAACATTTCTTCAAATGGAGCTCCAATGAAAAAGTTGATCAATGAGGAGATATTAAAAGATTCAGACAGCAGACGCGGTGTTCCAAGTattgttgctcgtctgatgggaATGGATATCTTACCATCAGAGACTAAACCAGCAATTCAAGTGAGCGAAAAGAAGATCAAACCAAAACAAGAAAGATCTCCGGGAAAAGAACATGTTGCAAGCAATCCATATCTGGATAAACctctcaactcgaaatctcaaacacCGTACAACTTACTCCCGAATAGTGGAGAAATGGATCCTGACAAATCCTGCCATGTGTTCGGGAACCCACGGCCACGAGAACATCCTCAAGAGGAGCAactacaaaaattcaaaaaagagTTTGAAGCATGGCAGGCAGCCACGGTTTGGGAACAGGCAAGGGTTGTTGAGGGCTCCCACAAGGAAAAGCGCACTACCTATACAGGTCCAAGGATTACTAGAAGACAAGAGAAGCTTACAGAACTAAATGGTCATAGACCTGAACTTCCAGTGAAATCAAGCGCACGAGAAAGAGGTGATTCATACCATCGTAGATATAAGAGCGATGATTTAGATGCTCGTAATCCAAAGGATTTCATTTCCACAAGGAACAAATGTAAAACTACTTCCAGTTTCGAGCCTCAAACTTACTGTAACACAAGAGACAGAAAACATTCTGCAGCGACAAGGATAGTTGTCTTAAAGCCTGGCCTTGATAGAAGTCCTGGCAGTGAAGATTCTTGGGCTAGATCCTCAGACGGTATAGAAGATGAAGTAAGTatagaagattttcttgaagaagttaaaGAAAAGCTGAGGTCCGAAAGGCGAGCAAAGAAGGCTGTGAAAAGAGATTTTATTGTTATAAGGAATGGGGTTGAGTTTCCTTTTGATGCAAAGCCATCAAGCTCGAAGAAAATAGCGCAGAATATAGCAAAGAAAGTACGAGAGTGCGCGTCTAGAGACTTTGGGATGAAGTTGCTCCGAACGGAGTCAATGAAGTCGTATGGAAGTGAAATTCAGGTTGGTGAATCAGAAGAATCCCCGGAGTTCATCAGTAGAGAAATGCGGAAGGTCTTATCCAAGAGGCTAAAAAATGTCTTAATAGGAGAAATAGATGCTTCTGGTATTACACCAAATGAGAGTAGAAACTCATTCTCCAGAGATGGTTTCGGTTCCGGAAAGAGAAGCCACTGGGAAAACATGGAAGATGAAAATGAATTCCAGACCAATTCTAGAAATGGAGAGCAGAGTTATCAATTACGTTCTACTGGTGAAATGTTACCGAGGTCGAATCTCTTAAGATCGATGTCAGCTCCTGTATCATCAGGAACTTCATTTGGGAAGCTGCTTTTAGAAGATCGACATGTTCTGACAGGGGCACAGTTAAGAAGAAAACATGAAGTTGCTGATAATGTCCCAACGGAGCTGACGAGAAGTAGCAGCACAAAAGATAAGTTCAACTTGAGAGGAAAATTTTCGTCTCTCAACAACTTCACTCTTAAAAGCAGGCTGTTTGGAGGGAAGTTGGAGTTGGTGGATGAAACGGAGAGCAACAATGGACCTGTCTTCGACAGGAACGCTTTTACAAGTGGTCCGACTGTCATGATGAGTCTTGGAAATACACAC GAGAACTGCACTGAGGTACCCCCAAGTCCAGCATCTGTGTGCAGTAGTGTTCACGAAGAATGCTGCGAGCCAGACGAGTCAACAAGTCATGTTGCTGCAGCAGATGCATCTGCTATGGATGAGCCAGCTGAATCAACAAATCTTACTTCCAAAACAGATGTATCTGCTATGGAAATGGATCGTTCTCATTCTCATCATGTGTTTAAGGTCCCAGGTGACGAATTAAGACCGGACGAGTCAG GGTTAGACCAGGAAACAGCAACTGAGGAGGTGAAGGAGGAGGAACAAGTGGTTGATGACGCGGCAGAAATGATGGTGACTGAAAAGGCTTGCATTAAAGATCTTCTTCGTATTTCTGGGTtgtatgatggtggtggtggtggttacgAGTCCAGGTTGTCTGCGGGGGCCGATTTTAAATGGGTACCACTTGGCATTTGTGTATTCGATAAAGTCGAGGAATCGAGAAAAGCCAACAACTCAAACAAATCCGACGGGGAAAGTAATACAACTCTAGAACAGAATCACAAGGTGATATTTGATTTGGTAAATGAAGCATTGTACACCATTCTTGAACCATGTTTTACTACCACTGCTGTTGGGCCAACTAGGATGCCGCGTGGGAAGAGATTATTGGAAAAAGTATGGAGGATGATCGGAATGTACATAAACCCACCTGAACAAACTGACGATGAGAGGAGGTTGTCCTTCTACTCCTTAGATGCCGTTGTTGCTCGTGATCTCGGTACAAACTCTTGGTTGGATTTGAATCTTGACGACAGTGAAGATCAGTTGATAGGAAAGGAAATTGGAGGGTCCATTCTAGACGAACTGATTCAAGAAACAGTGAGGGATGCTTATGGTGTGTCTAAGCTTCAGTCCTGA
- the LOC113286263 gene encoding EC protein homolog: protein MADVRGGSKGCNEGCGCAVPCPGGQSCRCETSSGGGDREHMKCSCGEHCGCNPCGCSEGSRGSTGVGKAHCKCGPGCGCVKCAS from the exons ATGGCTGACGTGAGAGGAGGAAGTAAGGGCTGTAACGAGGGCTGTGGTTGTGCTGTACCATGCCCTGGCGGCCAAAGCTGCAG GTGTGAGACCAGCAGCGGAGGAGGAGACAGGGAACACATGAAGTGCTCATGTGGAGAACACTGTGGGTGCAACCCATGCGGCTGTTCCGAGGGTAGCCGAGGAAGTACTGGCGTTGGAAAGGCTCACTGCAAGTGTGGTCCTGGATGTGGGTGTGTTAAGTGTGCCTCTTAG